TCTCCTGTCGCTTCTCTTCAGCATTCACACCTCAATGCTATTCGTCGCCGCCCGTTACTTTGCGAACATCCCAGATACGGGGTATTCACTGGTTCCGGCATGCCTGATCTGCCCTGTAGCTTCCACCATCCGAGAAGGTTGCTGCGGCTATAACAGCCGGTAGAGAGATTGTCAGTTTCTAAAATTAGGCCCCTTTGCAACGTGAGTGCCTACAACAAATGTCATGGCACCAGCGACTGGAACAACGACATATTTATCTCGTTTTCTAACAGCTCACCATGTCACCGGCACACTCCATCGATATATTCAAATGTGAACACCACGCTTGCGCCCTAGTACGTGACCACAACAGGGTTTTCGACAAGCCGTGGACACAACTCAAATCCGAACTAGCAAGCCCTTTCCACCAACTTCGGGAGTATGACGTAATGCTCATTGTTGTCGATCACCCCAACATAATCGGAGTTCTCCACCATTGCTGTAGCCCGTCATTGAGGATGTAAAGTCGGATATCTTGCAGGCCTCACCATATGCAAAACAGTCGACTTTGTATCCGAAACGTAAAAATAGACAAATGCGATGCTTTCATTATCGCCGATAATCCCCGTACTATGCCACACACGTCACGGAAGGTAGACCGAAATAACGAGATACTTTCCGTGTTAAAAATGATATCCGTCCCTCGATGACAGCATCACTCGCGACTGCACCCGAACCGTCAACCGGCTGCACAGAATCTTCACCAGATTTACCCAAGCCTCGAACGATTCCTTGCAGTTAGAGTACACTAATTGTACTCGTTGATTCGATGCAATTGGTCACAGAGGCTTAAACGAACCGGATACCAACGAGTACTGAATTGGATGATCAATTAATCCTTTCGTTCCTAGGGGATCAAATTATAAATATGACCACGTCAGTAACATTATCGACAAAAATACGATCGTCCCTGCATACTTAACATGTATTTACAAAATGGTACCGCGAACTAATTTAGAACACAGCAAGCTGTTTGGCGATCTCGAAAACGCCACGGCCAAGGACCTTCCCTCTTAGGTATGTCCAACTCCGCCTGTATCTTTTCTTTATGGATCATCCTTCGTCAAAGTTGCCAAGTGGAATACTAGCTAATTCTCACTCGGAGTAAAATGGTTGATTAATATCCAAGATGCTTCAAAAACAGACACCGAGAATGATTATCCCTCATTCCATACAAATATAACGTGAATGTTATAGATCTCTGCATGTAGCAAACCGGAATAGGAGATTTTTCCCATTCTCAAGGTAATGTTTAGATTCGAAGATGACGTCACCCGCGACTACATTCTAATAATCAAAACGCCATGTAACACATGGCTCAAGATGCATATAAGTCCTGAACTAATTTTACTAGGGTGCGATCAATCCCACATATTTATTTAAATTATTTATTAATTAAAGAATGCACAATAGTCTAAATAATTCAGTTGTCAACTAGTTTTGACATTAATGAGAAAACACCTCGCCAAGGCACAAGAAACCTAACTTTGCGGTGAGCCACGATATTTAGGCATCCAATATGCGAACCGCAGGAATCGGGCAGTGGAGTACGAAGTTTCACAAATAGTTATCAATACTCAAGCTTTGAAGGGAAACGACGCATCATATAGATAAATAGTATACCCAAGGCCGAGGTGATTATCATGGGTGAAGGTTCATAATAACCCTTCCAACGAGGTGGAGGCAAGCGAACATACGGAAATGCCGGAGTACATCGGTAACATATTTAATTCTAATTCGTAGTAATGCTATCTATAAAAACGGGATTCTCCCCGTAAAATTCCGGTCTACTCCTTTAGGCGCCTATAGCCTATGAACTTAATATTCGCCAAGTCTTTAGGCAAACTAGAATTTTATATCCTAGATTCTAAGGTCATCTCTCAACAGCACAAAAACAATAACACCAAGCATGTATGCTACAGTAGCCGGCGTGAAGCGGTCTTCACTAGCTACTTACTGGCGACGATTCATCAATAGCACAGTTCCCAACATACATACCGGCCAGTATCAAACTTACTAATACTGTAATTATGGGATATGAATCCCTCGAACGTATCTGAGAAATTACCCTAGGTAATGTCCTGTGCCCAGTAGCGCCATAGTGCCAGAAGCTCAGATTTGGTCTCCAGCCAAACGGTTGAAAATGCATTCATATTCGATCGTTGTCCTAGACTTGATAGCCAGCGCTACCGCGGAGAGCTTGCAATAAATAATGAGAAAATACATACTTATTCTTTTGATTTTGACACAGAAACTTTAACCAATACCGCCAAATTGGCGAAGAAGTTAATTTCGACAATAGACGCTTTATCTGATCGATTTTTTATGACTAGTATCCATCATTAATAATTATCACAAGTGTAATCTGTTAAAAACTCTCAAGTGCTAAAAATTTATGCATTATTAAATTAATAAAAATTCAACAACTACATTAAGGCATTAAAGTGAAAATGTAAAAATTGCAGAGCTTATAGGAATTCCCATTCCTGATAAATAGAAATAAAGCAATTCAGGGGATACCACACCAATAAAGCCTGTATCAACAAAAGTAACGCGTTCAACCTTCCTAGGTCGACTTCTGCGAGTTCCAGACCAAACCGTGGAAACAGTGATTAAAATAGCAGAGAGAAAAAGAGGCACGGAATCCATGAATGGAAAAATAACCATTCCCAAAAAACTCCATACCGTTAAAACAAAGTATTTGAAACAATAGTTTACTTTTACGAAACCAAAGCTAGCCATTCTGCCGATAATTCCTGAGGCTATCGACCACAGTAGAAAAAAATAAAATGACCGAATATTGAGGAGAGGAAAACTTCAATGATAGAGTTAAAAAATAAATTTCTGCAGTAAAAATTAGAATATAAGGCTGCCTAGCAATTCTCCTTAAGAAAAGCAAGCTAAGACTACTTGTGGGCCTAAATCGGAACCATATTAAATGGGCAGAAGTTACCCCTTGGCAACCATATCCGAATCGAGAATCTGAAAGGAAGCCTCAGATAGTAATCTTTTCTTCCGTTATATAAAGTTTAGATTTTAACTTTATTTTCAATAAATCCCATAGAAATTCGTGATATTATTGAAAATAAAGTTAAAAAATTAAATTATTGTTTATGGCTCCTAACAATAAACCTACAACGAGAAAAAAATCCTAACTGAGTCAACAGTTCTTTTTTAGAGAATCTGAACGTACCAGATGATCGGATTCGAAAATTCCATTCTCGATAAGAAATAGATTTGATTGGAAAAAACTGTTCCGCTAATATTGCCATCAAAAAGATAGAAATAAAATTTTCCATACTTCTCCAAGTCTACATTGATATGCCGCAGTATTATAAAATTATAGAAAAATATCTCCTCTGCTTTTATGGCTATAAATCCAAAATAGTTTCACAACTTCCCAACAGCATCGAGGAATGACTTGCCATAATAACGATTGCACCTTTTGAAGCTTTCCTCCTAATCTGCGTAATTAGAACTTTAATCCACTCTTTATCTAAATGCCGTTCCGGTTCATCCAAAAGCAAAAGTTGGTGAGACCTGCCAAAATTCATAGCCAAATGGAATCTTTGTTGTTGTCCGCTAGACATTCTGCTTGGTGATTCTTGCAGTAATCCCTCAAGATCCCAGCTTTCAACCGCAAAATCATAATCAAATGATCCATATCGCTGAAGAAGTTTCAAGTGCTCTCCGACAGAAAGATCCGGATAAAAGTCTGCTTCTGAAACTCGCACGATTTTTTTTGCGCTTTCGATATTATGCACACTGACACCATCGAAGGTAATCACGCCGGATAATGGACTAATTTCTCCAGCAATGGTAGAAAGAGTAGTTGACTTTCCCGAGCCGTTTCTTCCCTGTATCCCAACAATTTCGCCTTTAGAAAAACTTTTTTTTATTGTGGTTAACGAATTATTATATCCAATAGTTGCATCAATTTTTAGCATTTAATCCCTACCGCTTCGTTGTTTAATAAAATTTCAATATTCTTCAATATTTTTGTCATTTCGCAGCTGCCTCGGCGGCTACTTCTTTGCAGTGCTCCCGACCACAGTTACGAGTTGCTGGGTTTTCGTAGCAATCTGGGCACATGAGAACGAGCTCGCGGCACTCATCCTCATTGATGCAGTGCTCGAACTTGTTGGTTGGGGCTCCGCACTGTACGCAGTGTCCCAGTTGAATAAAGCCTGGGTCTTGCACGCCATTACCAAATTCCATGTGCATGCGACGATCGAATACGTACAGCGAGCCCTCCCACAAGCCGTCGTTTCCGTACTTTTCGCCGTAGCGAACAATGCCACCATCGATTTGGTAAATCTCTTTGAAGCCGCGGTTCTTCATTAGGGAGGAAAGGATCTCGCAGCGGATACCGCCAGTGCAGTAGGAAACAACTGGCTTGTCTTTCATCCAGTCATATTTGCCAGACTCAAGCTCACGGATGAAGTCATGTGTAGTGCGCACGTCAGGCACCACAGCGTTTTTGAACTTACCAATCTGAGCTTCCATAGCGTTGC
The sequence above is drawn from the Corynebacterium rouxii genome and encodes:
- a CDS encoding ABC transporter ATP-binding protein yields the protein MLKIDATIGYNNSLTTIKKSFSKGEIVGIQGRNGSGKSTTLSTIAGEISPLSGVITFDGVSVHNIESAKKIVRVSEADFYPDLSVGEHLKLLQRYGSFDYDFAVESWDLEGLLQESPSRMSSGQQQRFHLAMNFGRSHQLLLLDEPERHLDKEWIKVLITQIRRKASKGAIVIMASHSSMLLGSCETILDL
- the trhO gene encoding oxygen-dependent tRNA uridine(34) hydroxylase TrhO yields the protein MAQSKILLYYKFTPIADPKAMMLWQRDMCELLGLKGRILISEHGINGTVGGDMDACKRYVRKMREYPGFRGTEFKWSDGGAEDFPKLSVKVRDEIVAFGAPGELKVDEKGVIGGGVHLKPEEVNKLVEERGDDVVFFDGRNAMEAQIGKFKNAVVPDVRTTHDFIRELESGKYDWMKDKPVVSYCTGGIRCEILSSLMKNRGFKEIYQIDGGIVRYGEKYGNDGLWEGSLYVFDRRMHMEFGNGVQDPGFIQLGHCVQCGAPTNKFEHCINEDECRELVLMCPDCYENPATRNCGREHCKEVAAEAAAK